A stretch of DNA from Coccidioides posadasii str. Silveira chromosome 4, complete sequence:
AATGACTGTTGTTCTTCATTTGGAGAGCTTCGCTAGCTTGTTCTGCAATCTCTACTGCACGCCGACAAATGTCGAGTGCGCGACGTGCATCTCCACTAACAGCTGCAACCTTCCGGCTAGCGAATTGTATCGCATCAGAATCCACAATATTTCCCGGAACGTTTTCGAGACGTGAGCCTATAATCTCCATTAACTCCTGATGTTTATATCCCGAAAATGTAATCCGAGTCAAGCCAAGACGACTCGATATTTTGTTGCTGAGAGTTCTTTCTGGGAGGTCCATGGTATTCGCTACGGCTAGAACCACGAGGTGGGAATGTCGTAGAGCCGGCCAGTTAAAGAAATTGTACATGACAGACTGATTTTTTGTAACAAGCTGATCCAGCTCATCCATCAGGACAACACAGGGTACCCGACGCGGGGATGGCCGGGAAAACTCCCGTTCAAGAAGGCCAAGGGCATGAGAGGGTGATACACGATCCCCTTTGAGAGCCTCCCATAGTAGGGAGTAAGACTGGTGCGGATCTGTGACCTTCATCCCGTTTATTTCAACAAAAATGAAATCATCCATCTCTTCGGACATCACTGCTGCATTTAGATGTGCGATGACGTCCCGAACTGTCGCAGTTTTCCCGGTTCCAGGAGGCCCAGAGATATAGATACAAGTTCCAGTACCTTCGGTAATAGCAACACGAAGGCTATCATATACAGTGCAGAACTCTGCATCTCGACAGGGAAGGGAATCAGGAACGGTGGAAACATGGAGAAGATTTCGGGCTTGCCTGTAAGGGGTGGAGAAATATGATGGCGAGAGAATACGTGTTCCAAGGGGCGTGAATTCAAGGGGCTTTTTCACTAAGATCCTGTAATCGCAGTTATTAATCCAGCTCTGTCAAAATTGTTTAGGGGAGCGTTGAAATATTGGCATACCTTTTTTGGGTAGGGGTCATGAGAACCTTTTTGCGTTCTGAGTGGGGAGTCCCTACTACGGATGTGGTTTTCTGCTTTTTTCTTGGTGTTGTTGGAGTGGCAGCCTTTGCCTATAGCCATATCAATCAACATCCATTTGAATCGTCTCCAATTAAATTGTATCTATGACTTACTTCATGGTCGTCCGCTTTTCGCTTTCGTGACCGCTTTAAACCAGCCTTGATAATCTCGATGAGCTCAAAAATGCCGTCCTCGCTCTCTCTATAAATGTCCTCCCAGATAAACTCTTCCGTATATCTTCCTTGAAGCTGATTGACGCCTCTCCGACAAATGATACACTTGTTATATTCGGCCAAAGCAGACCGGCCCTTTGGGGGTTTACCGTCTGGATATTTGGCATAAAACGCATGCTTAGAAAGCACCTTCGCTTTCCCATTGATCGAAGTTAAGGGGTTTACGTTAAAATCAACGGTGATATACTGTTCATTTGGAAGAGCATCGgatctcttcttctttctcgtAGATAGAAACTCATCTGGCGATGCAAACCACATGATATTTGCAGCTTTCAGTGGACATGTCTGGTCGATGGAGCGTCCATTTTCCTCTGCTTCTTCCTCAAGGAACTCACAGATAATTCCGGCCCAATCCTTGCCCGCTTCGGGGGATTTGAGAAGAACGGTTTGACCCAATCTGCATTCGAAAGAGCCCATTCGCGCTCCTATGATCTTTCTCGGAGCCTGGGCAGGTGTTGAGTTTGACTGTTtgcctttcttctttctcgtCGCATCCTCCTGATGCTGCTCCAAGCCACTAACCGGGAAACTGCAGTCATAAATCCATTCCCAGGGAAGATCTTCACATCCAAGCTCGTCATCAGAATCCTCATGATGAATGCCTCCTTTTGTGAGCCACAGCTTGGCCAATTCCTGCGCTTTCTGTTGAGGGTCCTTTGGTGGCATGGTGTTGAATTGTGGAAACGAATATCACAAGAGCATAATCATCATCGTTCAATCCATCAAACGCATTTTCGTTCAATTCGGTCGAGAAAAGCAAAGTCTCAGTTACGCGAAACCTCGACGCGTCGAGAACGCGAGGTTGAGTTTCCAGTATTTCGATTAATCTGTTTGCAGTTTAGCGTGGATTAATGATCCGCTAGTCCTATTAAGGGCTAGTTCATAGAATGCATGCTTGAGCTTGCGAGAAAAACAAAGGCCCGCTAGAGCACATCCTTGCTCAGTGCGCAAACGACCACGAAAGAACGGCGGTGGTGTGCTGTTCCTGGAGGAGTCCGGTCGCCGCCTACGACTTCAACAACTATAGTGCTTATCACTTTAATCCAGCTGAGCATTAACCGATTGCGGTCCCTTATGACATTGATCTTGTCACACGGCGATTGACTCCGGTCAGCCTCTCCGCCGCCTTCTGATAGTGACACTCACAGGCAGCCCTCCACCGATTAATCCGTCTTTGTCCCCAATCCCCTGGCTACTATTTTCTCTCAATCTTCATCAGCATGTCTTTATTTGGCGCTCAGAAACCTAGTCCGTTTGGGTCTGGTTTAACAACAGGCCAATCCCAGCAGGGTGGAGGCCTTTTTGGCGGCTcacaacaacagcagcagcaaagcACCTCGCCGTTTGGAACATTGGGAGTGCAGTCAAAACCCGGCGGCCTGTTTGGTGGTGTAGGCCAGCAACAAAGCAGCAGTCCTTTTTCTGCATTTGGTTCCGGCACGCAGCAGCCCCAACAACAAGCTGGCGGTCTCTTCTCTGGGCTCGGAAGTTCAACCCAGCAACAGCCCCAGCAGCAAACGCAGCAAACTGGCAGTCTTTTTACTGGCCTAGGCAGTTCTACCCAGCAACAACCACAACAACAAACCGGTGGTCTTTTTGGCGTTGTAGGCTCCCAACCTCAACAGCAACCATCGCAGGGTGGAGGTGGCCTCTTCTCTGCCTTTGGCTCGACTTCTCAACAACCGCCACAACAGGCTGGTAGCCTATTTTTAGGTCTTGGTCAGAAGCAACCGCCCTTTGGGTCAACACTTGGTGGCGTTGGGCAACCGCAAGCACAATCTCAATTGGGTCAGACGCTAGGACAATCTCAGGCTCCTGGTTCGACCATATGGACACCCGGCCAAGGGATGACTGGTGGTAAGTTATACGTCATTTCCGGAAGTTGACACCAATGCTAAGAGCCACCCAAGTCCATCGAACTGTTCCGATGCAAATGATGATCGTCAAAGATAAATGGGACCCAATACACCGAGCCTCTCCATTTCGTTCTTACCTGTACAATTATGCGAGTGACGAGACTGCGCCGTTCTTCCAACCAGGTCCAATCGATGATGAGAATAAATGGGAAGACGCTCTGCGGAAGCGTCCTGGGCCCGCGTACGTCCCAGTTCTCGTAAGGGGCTTTTGGGAACTTGGGAAACGTGCCCAGCGACAACGAGACTTTTTGACCATGATACAAACAAGGCTACATGAAATCAACAATGCCCTTACCGAACTACTATCCCGTCATGACCTTACGATTTCAGTCAGGATCGCTGCATGTAGGAGGAAACATCAAGTGTTGAGCCAAAGATGTCTCGCGTTGGCCTCAAAAACACAGTTGCTTAGGAATCGTGGATATGCCATGGATGAAGCGGAAGAAGAGCTGTCAAAGAAACTGCTCCAGCTTGAACGCTCTATGTTTGATCCAACTCTAAATGGGAGATCAGAAGAAATTTGGGCGAGGATGCTtgcaatcagagaaaatacaAAACGTCTACAAATGGAGATTGAACGAACAGGCAAGGGAGCGGCACAACAAGAAGATGACACTTTGAGCGATGCGCAGCTGAAGGCGGCCAAAAAGGTATGACATTGCTTCGCAGGCATTTACCTTGTCAAGTCTATCTTGCTAACCGTGTATAGATTTTGGATGATTATGCGTCACAAATACAACACCTAAATAAAGAACTTGCCGCGATTCAGAAAGATTACGAGGACCTGGAGAAATCTAGCATATCTTAAAGAGATATCCACTCTAACGTTTCCGTCAGTCTTGAcgttttcttctcttcacctGGACTGTTTACGGATTTAATTTGTAACTCTTTGACCGTGGCGTTGGTGAGAGCGTGAGCGGCTATCGGGTTTATATTTTTTGGGATTTCCCGCCTAGAATCAAAAGCAAGATATTCCAGTACTGCTGGCCAGCTATTTATTGTACATGTGTAATGATGAGACCTGATACACCGAGTTTGCCTTCCCTTAACCAAATCAAATAAAGATCTAAAGTCAAA
This window harbors:
- a CDS encoding uncharacterized protein (EggNog:ENOG410PI8F~COG:U,Y), encoding MSLFGAQKPSPFGSGLTTGQSQQGGGLFGGSQQQQQQSTSPFGTLGVQSKPGGLFGGVGQQQSSSPFSAFGSGTQQPQQQAGGLFSGLGSSTQQQPQQQTQQTGSLFTGLGSSTQQQPQQQTGGLFGVVGSQPQQQPSQGGGGLFSAFGSTSQQPPQQAGSLFLGLGQKQPPFGSTLGGVGQPQAQSQLGQTLGQSQAPGSTIWTPGQGMTGVHRTVPMQMMIVKDKWDPIHRASPFRSYLYNYASDETAPFFQPGPIDDENKWEDALRKRPGPAYVPVLVRGFWELGKRAQRQRDFLTMIQTRLHEINNALTELLSRHDLTISVRIAACRRKHQVLSQRCLALASKTQLLRNRGYAMDEAEEELSKKLLQLERSMFDPTLNGRSEEIWARMLAIRENTKRLQMEIERTGKGAAQQEDDTLSDAQLKAAKKILDDYASQIQHLNKELAAIQKDYEDLEKSSIS
- the ORC1 gene encoding Origin recognition complex, subunit 1 (EggNog:ENOG410PHW5~COG:L~BUSCO:2365at33183); protein product: MPPKDPQQKAQELAKLWLTKGGIHHEDSDDELGCEDLPWEWIYDCSFPVSGLEQHQEDATRKKKGKQSNSTPAQAPRKIIGARMGSFECRLGQTVLLKSPEAGKDWAGIICEFLEEEAEENGRSIDQTCPLKAANIMWFASPDEFLSTRKKKRSDALPNEQYITVDFNVNPLTSINGKAKVLSKHAFYAKYPDGKPPKGRSALAEYNKCIICRRGVNQLQGRYTEEFIWEDIYRESEDGIFELIEIIKAGLKRSRKRKADDHEAKAATPTTPRKKQKTTSVVGTPHSERKKVLMTPTQKRILVKKPLEFTPLGTRILSPSYFSTPYRQARNLLHVSTVPDSLPCRDAEFCTVYDSLRVAITEGTGTCIYISGPPGTGKTATVRDVIAHLNAAVMSEEMDDFIFVEINGMKVTDPHQSYSLLWEALKGDRVSPSHALGLLEREFSRPSPRRVPCVVLMDELDQLVTKNQSVMYNFFNWPALRHSHLVVLAVANTMDLPERTLSNKISSRLGLTRITFSGYKHQELMEIIGSRLENVPGNIVDSDAIQFASRKVAAVSGDARRALDICRRAVEIAEQASEALQMKNNSHSLDADGDLPPTPSKTSGRRGRNNIKEPLLKPQNNEPKSAQQPVTLPRVTIATIKQAIQEATSTPLQQSLRCLPLAAKVFLSGLLARVRRTGITESALGDILDETKRISDGAIAVTGAASAVLKEYILSQSRVHAMGFAAVELMNTGILALEGELGIKNGYGMGYALGKGNRSGKVRLRIAPEDVKAAFRDDAEAKMLGIGYEC